Genomic segment of Desulfocurvibacter africanus subsp. africanus DSM 2603:
TGGTCGTGCCATCCTTGCGGATGTATCGCTTGTCCATCTGATATCGATCGAAATCGCCACGGCGGAGTGCATCCGCATTGGCGATGCTTGACGGGAGATCCTCGGGTTGAGTGATATCCTTGATGGTGAGCTTGCTAAGTTCCTGCTCGCTGTACCCGGTGATGCGGCAGAACTCCCTGTTCGCTCGCAAGATATGGTAATCCAGACTCACCATGACTGCGGCGAAGGGCGACTGTTCGAACGTCATGCGAAAGAGTTCTTCGCTTTCCCTGTGCTCCTTGATTTCCTTCTGTAGAGCTGCGTTTGCCTGGGCGAGCTCGCCTGTCCGGTGGGCCACGGTCTCCTCCAGCCCGTCGCGCGAGGCCTGCAGCATGGCGCGCGTGCGGCGTTGCTCCTCGACAAGTGCGGAGAGGAACAGGAGCGGCAGGAAAACACAAACGATATAGATTTGCAGGCCGAAGACATTCTGTGCCGGCTCCGGCGCGTTGAAAGGTCCAGAGCCGCTCACGGCAAAACAGATGGCCATGATGGAGACGAGCGCCGTGGCCGTTGAGGTGTCCCAGACGCCCATGCGCATGGCGATCCACAGCAGGATCGGCAGGGGCAGGAACAGGAAGGGAACGCCCCCGGTTCCTGCCCCGCCTGGGCCGTCGAATGCGATCCAGGAAACAGACGCGAGCAGAGTCATGGCCAAGGCGAATTCGGCCGCACGGGCGGGCGCCAACGTGCGCTCGTTCCGAACCAGGCCGATCCAAGACATAAGCGCCGGCGTGATGACCAGTTGCGCCAGGGCATCGCCCATGATGAAGCGCACCCAGTTGGTCAGGAACGCTCCGCCCAGCCCAAGCGTGGCCGTGGCGGCCCCGACCGGTGACGCCACCAGTGGGGCGAGGCCCACTGCGCACAGGAGGAACAGGGCGATATTGCGTTGGCTTTCGAAGCGGAAGGGCAACCCGGCGAAACGGCGCAACAGGAACGCGGCGGTGAGAACCTCTATGATGTTGGCGACAGCGAACCCGAGCGCAGTGGCCGGCCCGATGCCGGCCAGGGCGTCCGCGGCGAGTTCCGCCGGGAATACCACGGCCAGATAGAGCCACCACGTGCGCGGCGGCGTGAGGAGCAGGGCTGTGAGCACAACGGCGTTAGGCGGCCAGAAGGTCGCGATGTGATCGGGCTGGAAGCTCAGGGCGGTGCCGAACAGGCCACCCAGGAAGTAGCCTATGCCGACCAGCAGGGCCAAGAACAAAGTCTTGCGGGGCAAAGTCTGCATATATGGCATAATAGCGGCATTGCGCCGCACGTGAGAGATTATGCGATTAGAAAAACTAATGCATGGCGTCTGGGTTGGCTAGTGGGAACGTGACTGCCCGTGTTGCATTTTTGGTTGCCAAGCGCGGGCAGGTGCCTGCCTAACGGCCGCTGACAGTCGGTTGATGGCAGTTTAGCGCTGTGCGATCCTGGGCTCCTGGGTCTCCATTAGGATTGGACTCCCATTGGCAAATGCCGTAGAAAGTGTGGGTTCAACGCCCCCGAGGGGTGCATTTTCCTATGGGAGACGCGGATATGGATTGGTCCAAAATGTTCACCTCGCGGGTGGTTGTCTTTGGTTGCGGCAATACTCTTATCGGCGACGACGCTGTCGGGCCGCGTGTCATCGAACTCCTGGAAAAAGACCCGGATATGCCGGATGACGTAGCCCTGCTCGATGTGGGCACATCCATCCGCTCCATGCTCTTCGACCTCATCAACATTGACCCCAAGCCCCAGCGGATTATCATTATCGACGCCACCACGGCCCACGGCCGCGAGCCGGGGGAGATTTTCGAGATCGACGTGGATCACATGGATCCCAAGAAGGTCAACGACTTCTCCCTGCATATGTTCCCTACCGTGAACCTGCTCAAGGAACTCACGCTGAACACGGCCATCGAGGTGAAGGTGGTTGTGATTCAGACCGGCTATATCCCCGAAGTCTTTGACGAGCGCATGAGCCCCGAGGTGAGCGCAGCCGTTCCGCACATCGCGTCGCGAGTCAAGGCGCTGTGCCTGGAACCGGCGAAAAGCTAAAAGTCCCGCCCGACCTTCGGGCGCGAGGCATATGAAGAACATCCGAAATTTCAGCATCATTGCGCATATCGACCACGGCAAATCTACGTTGGCCGACCGCATCCTGGACATCACGGGCCTGGTCAGCGTGCGCGAACGCCGCGAGCAGTTCCTGGACAAACTGGAGCTGGAGCGCGAGCGCGGCATCACCATCAAGGCCCAGTCCGTGCGCATTCCATACAAGGCCGCGGACGGTAAGGATTACATCCTCAATCTCATCGACACGCCCGGCCATGTGGACTTCAGCTACGAGGTCTCGCGCAGCCTGTCCGCCTGCGAGGGTGCGCTGCTCGTGGTGGACGCCACCCAGGGCGTGGAAGCCCAGACCTTGGCCAACGTCTACCTGGCCCTGGAAAACAACCTGGAGATCATCCCGGTTCTGAACAAGATCGACCTGCCCAGCTCGGACGTCTCGCGCATCAAGAAGGAGATCGAGGAGATCATCGGGCTGGACTGCAGCAATGCCTTGGAAGTCAGCGCCAAGACCGGTCAGAATGTGGATCAGGTCCTGGAACGCATCGTGGAGCTCGTGCCGCCGCCGCAGGGCGATGACAACGCGCCGCTCAAAGCGCTCATCTTCGACTCCTGGTACGACACGTATCAAGGCGTCGTCGTGCTCTTCCGCATCCTGGAGGGCTCCATACGCCAGGGGCAGAAGGTCATGATGTTCTCTAACAAGCGGGCTTTCGAGGTTCAGAGCCTGGGCGTGTTCTCGCCCGAGGCTCTGGCCGTCAAGAGCTTGGGTGCGGGCGATGTGGGTTTCATGACCGCTTCCATCAAGGATCTGACCGACGCGCGCGTGGGTGACACCATCACCACGGCGGACAGGCCCACGCCCCAACCGTTCCCCGGTTTCAAGAAGATCAAGCCCATGGTCTTCTGCGGTCTGTATCCCACGGAGCCGTCCGAGTACGAGCCGCTCAAGGCCTCTCTGGAAAAGCTCCAGCTCAATGATTCGGCCTTTACCTTCGAGCCCGAGACCTCCCAGGCCCTGGGCTTCGGTTTCCGTTGCGGCTTCCTTGGGCTGCTGCACATGGAGATCATCCAGGAGCGCCTGGAGCGGGAATTCGAGGCCAACCTCATCGCCACGGCGCCGTCGGTGGTCTACAAGCTCGAAACCGTCAAGGGCGAGGAAGTCTATATCGACAACCCGAGCAAGCTGCCCGACCCGACCAAGATCAAGACCTTCTTCGAGCCCTACGTGCGCATGGACGTCCATGTGCCGGGCGACTACGTGGGCGGCGTGCTCAAGCTCTGCGAGGAGAAGCGCGGCATCCAGAAGGACATGAGGTACCTGTCTACAAACAGGGTCATCATCACCTATGAACTGCCATTTGCCGAGATCGTCTTCGACTTCTTCGACAAGCTCAAGTCGCTGACGCGCGGCTATGCCTCCATGGACTACGAGGTCATCGACTATCGGGCCTCGGACATGGTCAAGCTGGACATCCTCATCAATGGTGATCCGGTCGACGCCATGGCCACCATCGTACATAGGGAAAACACCGCACGTATCGGTCGCCAGCTGGCCTTGCGCCTCAAGCGCGCCATCCCGCGTCAGCTCTTCGAGGTCGTCGTACAGGCAGCCATCGGCAACAAGATTATCGCACGGGAACGCAACGCGCCCTTGCGCAAGAACGTCACCGCCAAGTGTTACGGCGGCGACATCTCCCGCAAGCGCAAGCTCCTGGAGAAGCAGAAGGAAGGCAAGAAACGCATGAAGAAGATGGGGAACATCGAAATCCCCCAGGAAGCGTTCCTTGCCGCCCTGAAGGCCGACGAGGACTAATCCCTAATCCGCGCGTCGCCTCTTCGGCAGCGCGTCGCGCCGCACAAGCGAGAAAGGACACTCAATGAATCCCAGAGCCAAAGTTTTCAAGGAATACGTCGAAGCGCTCATCATCGCCCTGATCCTAGCCTTCTTCATCCGCACCTTTGTGGTCCAGGCCTTCAAGATCCCCTCGGGCTCCATGCTCGATACCCTGCTCATCGGCGACCATCTGCTGGTCAACAAGTTCAAATACGGCGTGCGGCTGCCCTTCACGGACATGACCGTCCTGCCTCTGGCCGATCCCAAGTTCCAGGACATCATCGTCTTCGAGTACCCGCAGGATCCGTCCAAGGACTTCATCAAGCGCGTCATCGGCCTGCCCGGCGATACCATCGAGATCCGCGACAAGGCGGTCTACCGCAACGGCCAGAAGATCGACGAGCCCTATGTGCAGCACACCGACCCGCGTTCGCTGCCCGGCCCCCGCGACAACATGCCGGAAATCACGGTGCCCAGCGGCAGTTATTTTGTCATGGGCGACAACCGCGACGAATCCCTGGATTCCCGTTTCTGGGGCACCGTGGACCGTAGTGCCATCCTGGGCAAGGCCTGGATCATCTACTGGTCCTGGGGCGGAATGAACGACATCCGCTGGGGCCGCATGGGCAGTGGTGTGAATTAGCCGAAGTTAGGAAGAGATAACGAGAAGAGGCCGCCGCAAGGCGGCCTTTTGTTTTTTAGCGGTCTTCGCCGTACGCAATCCTCGGCCTAATGCCAGCGAGGTCGAGCGGTTCCTGGGTCGTTGACCTGCCCAGGTTCGCAAACTCACGCTCAACGTCTTCAATGGTCTTTGCGGGCTTCCGGTTCATGTGCCGCTCAATGCGGGCGGGCTCGTCCAATTCGAGACAGCGCTTGATGTATCGCCGGATCAGGGCGGGGGGGGCTGCTCAGTCAAACGGGCCATGGTGTTCTTCTAGCTGCGGAGGTCGGCGAAGATGCTCTTGATCCCGGCGGCAAGCTGCATGGCCAGCCGGCGGGCTTCCGAAGCAAAGCCTGTGCGGAGTTGGTAGCGCAACTCCGAGCGGCCATCAAGGCGCAGGAGATCTGGCGGAACCTTCAGACGGAAGTTATAGATGTCGCGCTTGAGAAACAGGTGCGAGGGGGGCTTGCTGATGGCTATTGTCATCCAGGGCACCGTGGACTCGGACCCTCGACTTGCACACCAGTGAGCCGTTTTGGTGGCTACAAAAGAGTAAAAGGCTGTATCTCTCATTTGAGATTACAGCCTTTTGGTCCCTTTATGTTGCCGAAGAGGAGACTCGGCACTACTTCTGTAGGGGGAAGCTATAACCGACTTTAAGAACTGCACCTTTCAAGAAAAGCCATCATCATGCAGTCCCTTAACGCCTGAATTTTGTACTAGCACTTTGCCCTAAGGGAGGCAAGGCAGATAAAAGCAGAAGAGTAGTTACACTTCCATGTAACAGTCGAGGTGCGTATCGCAACCTGACGTCTTCGACCTATCAAGTACACGTCAATTATGCTCTGTATACCTTGTCTGTCGCCTGGGAATATCTTCCCCTGGTATCGACGATCACCAGCTCATTTTCCTCGAAGAGAAATCCGGCTCCCGATGCTCATTGAGTGGCGTGGGCACGCAGAAGATAAAGGCGTCCACCTTAGAGACACGGGATTAGTGGGCACAAAATGTCCCCTGGGTGCTGGCCGCCTGGAAGAAGCTGGCATCTACATGCCTATGTATGCGCGATCAGCTTTAAGGGCGGTGATCTTCTTCTCGTCGTTATCAAAGTCGTATACTGGAGTAGCCCCGATTGACCGGACAGCCCCACGCTTGTCAGTGAATGGTCGAATTCCCTGGGCGACTTCATTCGCAGCCCTCTGTCTTGGCCGGCAATCTAAGGTGTCTGCGCTCCAGCGTAGATTCCACCGCAAGGTGATGCCAGGGCCTTCATTAGAAAGGGTCCTTAATAACCTCTATCTTTTCTTCTCCGCAAGAATGCTCTCGTATAACTCTGTATATGCCTTTGCCTGTTTGAGAAGGTTGAACTCCTCAAGTGCCCGCTTTCTGCAATGCAGACGCACAGGGTTCGCGGCTCTCTTCTGCTCAAGAGCCCAGACCAAGCCGTCGCACAGGCCGCCCACATCGCCTGCCCCGGCAAGGTAGCCGGTTTCCATGTGCGTCACGATGTCAGGAACTCCACCAATGCGGAAACCAACCACTGGCGTGCCGCAAGCCAGTGACTCGATGCCCACGTTCGGCAGGTTGTCCTCCAAGGAGGGCAGGATGCACACATCCGCCAAGCTGTAAGCCTTGGCCATGTCTTCGGGGCTGTTCACATAGCCGAACTGGTATGCCTGGAATGGCAACGCCGCAGCAAGCTCGCTCGGGCAGTGGCCGATGATGGCAAGGGCGATGCCCTCGGAGCCAAGGCGTTCCCGGAGGCTACGCAGGGCATTGAATGAGTGCATGAAACCCTTGCGTTGGTTGGCCACGCTCTCAGCGCCGAAAAAGACCAGAAAGCTGTCCCTGGGAATCCCAAGTTGCTTGCGCAGGTCTTCTTGGTTGCCGAGCTTGAACACGTCGGTGTTCAAGCCGTAAGGGATGACATGCCTCGCCCTACCTCGCCACAGGGAACTTTTGCCGGCGCAGTCGCCAAGCCACTTGCTGGGAGTCACACAGGTCAGGTCCAGCAGGTCGAAGGTAGCCCTCTTCTTGGCCCAGATGCGTTCGGAAGCATCGCGTTTGTCCAGTGAGCCCAGAAGCGGGCAGCTTCCGCAACTCAAGGCGTACCTCTCACACCCGCCGCTGTAGTGGCAGCCCCCAGTCAGCGGATTCATGTCATGCATGGTCCAAACCACGGGCTTACTTGCCAGGGCCTCCACTTCGTGCTCAAAATCGATGATGCCGCCGACCCAGTGAAGGTTGATGATGTCCGCATCCTGGAAGCCCTTCAGAGATGCCAAACGCGTGTCCGAAAGGATATCTGTGAAGGCTTCCAGATACTGGGAGCGGTTAGGATACCGCGCCAATATGGCATGCCAGCGCGCGGAGTGTCGCGCGAGAGAGGGGGAGACGATCTTCCCATTTTTCTGGAGAAGTTCGCCCTGCCGCGAGGGAACGACTTCGATACTGGGATCATCTCCCTGCTTGGAAAGGACATACATTCGGCTGTCGACGCCTGTGGCGCGCAGACCATCGTGCAGACGAGCAGCCGCGATACCTGCTCCGCCATGGCCCCAGAGGGCGAAATGCGCGACCTTGAGGGGTTTCGAGCGGAGTGTCTGTGGAGCCCTCCTGGGCTTGGGCATGGGCTTAACAGCCTCCATGAACAGCGAGTCGGGCTTGCGCACCGAACCGTCCGGCTCCAGGTCCAAGCCATAGGCCTGGAAGCCAGAAATGGCCGAATCACCTGCGCCCAGACGGACAACATCCACAAATCCCGCATCCTGCAGAAGCCTGGTCAGGGAAATCCGGTCATACATCCATTGGTGTACTTCACCCGAGAGGCGGAAAGCGCCCAGAGCCGATGGTTCTTGACGGCCGCCCGTGTCATCGAGCACTGCGGGAGTTCGGCGCAAGCCCGCGAGACCGCCGCGAACTTCAGCGCCCATGCGCTCGATCACGAACTCCTCGGCCGGCATGGGCACACGTTTCCAGTGCTTGAGCATCTGCCCGCCCGGCTCATGTCGGACGAGTTGGTCCAGAAGCTCGATGGTCATCCATTCGTGGCGGTCTTCACCCTCAGGGTCGCTGTCAGCAGCCTGCTCCAGCGCCTGGAGATAGTTTCTGACTATGTCCTCCAGGTCAGGCACAACGACACGCAAGACTCCACCGGGCTTGAGTACGCGAAAGCATTCGCTCAGAAACCCTGGCGCTTTGCGCCGGGGAAAATGCTCAAGGAGATGGGAATGATACACCACGTCGAAAGAGGCGGAAGGAAAAGGAATACCCTTGTTGAGATCACAGGCAATGACTCCGGGGCCGGTGGCCTGGAAGTCCACGTTGGTCCAATCCGGGTGGAAGCGTCTGCCGCAACCAAGGTTGAGGAGCTTTCTTTCCACGCTTTGACTTAACGCTTTGTGAACCATACACCTATTCCGTCGATGGAGTGTAGTGCAAGATCGATGCAACGCCCGCTCGTGAACTCGTGGAGAGCCTTCCGGCAGCCTTCCCAATACCCGTAGTCATCAACCTGCACGTATCCGCCGGGCACGACCTGGTCATAAAGATTGGTAAGGATATCCAGTGTTGACTTGTACCAGTCTCCATCCATGTGCAGGAAGGCGATGGGGCCAATGACTCCGCGCATGCGAGGGAGGGTGTCTTCAAAGAAACCCTGGACGGGCGTGACGAACTCCGCCGCGCCAAGTGACGAAGTCGCGGAGAGGAGGCTTTCCAATGGCGCGGCGCATGTGCCACCACCCCAGCCTGCCTCCTCAGCGTGCATGCCGCCGTGGCGATCCTCCACGCCAGGACTCGGCAGGCCATCAAAAGTATCGAAGCTGAACAGCCGCGCTGTGCTCTTGCCGTGACGCTTGAGCACGGCGGCTATGAGCGCCGAACTGCCGCCCGCAGCTACGCCGCACTCCACGAAAGCGCCCTCAGGCCCCTCGCGACATACCCGTTTCGCATGGGTATATATCGCCCGGAGTCGCTGCTCGCCAACCATTGTATATGGCTTCACGATAGCATGGAGTTCTTCGAACTCGCCCGACCCATCGACTATACATGGGCCAGAACTCGCCATCTGAGTTAATTCCATCAGGAGAGCATTTGCTGAGGCGTTTTCGGGGAAATAACGCAACTCTTCCTTAAGAGCCTCTACGGCGGAGGGTGCCTGCCCAAGGAGCAACAAGGCCATGGCCCGTATCAGATCCAGATTCTGCACAGGTAGGCGGAAGGCTTTGGCTTTGATGACCAGTTGCAGGCATTCTCGGGCCATTCCCGTCTGAAGGAGCTCTTGGCAATGGCCGCAGATATCATGAAGCAAACCGCAAATGGAATTGCGCGCCTCTTTGCTCTCGCCAGCTGCGCTTAACAAGCGCCGACCTGCCACTAATAGCCGATCCACATTATGTACTATTTCCCTGGACACCCTCTGAACCTCCTAGCAGCATGCACACTGGAATCCGCACGAATCCGGCGGCTGCGTTACGTTCAATTCTTGCGGTACACAGCTATGACGGTATGGCCGTCGGGACGCACGGGATACCTGTCCAGCACGCCGGCCATGTGCTGCGCCAATCCGGCGGCAGCCGCCTCAAGGCGCATGTACTCCGGAGATATATCGAGCATCTTGCGCTTCGCCTTGGCTTCGACACTGCGCAGGGTCTCCACCAGAAGCGCCTTGCAGAACATCCTCGTGTGGTAGGGCTGGAGTTTCTCGTGTCGCAATTCCACTAGCGACATGCCAAACAGACCCGGCAGACGACGCAACGAATCGTCGCTCCAGAGCGTGAGATGATGCGGAGGCATGTTGAGGACCTCGTTTACGATCATGGAGAGGTACGAGTCCTCGCTAGGCACCGAGAGCAGGAGCAGACCGCCTGGCTTAACGCAGGCATGGAGCGCTTCCAGGAACGGGCGCGGGGCCGTCACGTGCTCAAGGACCTGAAAGGAGCAGGCGACATCGTAGTGCCCCGGCCTCTCGGCGGCGTGTTCCTCCACAGACTGCCGGCGAACGTGCAGCCCTTGCGCGACTGCCTCCTGCACGGCCTTGGGATTGAACTCCAGGCCCACGTACTCCTTGCACGTGAGGCGCTGGCCGAAAGCTCCACGGCCGCAGCCGACCTCCAGGAGTGTGTCGCCTGAAGATACGTGATTGGCGGCGAACGCGAATTCCTCTTTGGCATCCATGTAGTACCACGGGAACTGCTGCAGAGCTTCATAGAAAGCGGCGGAGCCGGCCACAGGCGGCGAGAAGAATGACAGGTCGCACACAGGGCAGCGATAAAGGCGTATCACTGGAGCGCCAACGAAATCCTCCGAGACGTCGAGGCCGTGTATCGTCTTGTAGAGCGCCACGATCTCGGAGGACTGGAACACCTCCACAAGGTTGCGCACCTTGCTCGCGCATAAGGGGCACTGCTTCTCAAGCATTTTCATTCCTCATTCCACCACTCATTTTCCTGACATAAAGCATTCTATTATAAGCGCTTACGCAGAATCGCATCGAGTTCCGCCGCTCGGCTCTCTAGGGAATGCTCCGTCTGGCAACGCCGCATGCCCCGTTCGGCGATCGCCTCCCGCTCTGCATCATGCTCGATGTAATAGGCGGCTTTCTCAAGGAACTCCTCTTCACTGCCGAATGTCACGATTTCGCGGTCAGGCTCAAAATATCGACTGATATTCGCGTGGTGCTGGGTCATCAGGAAGGCTCCCACGCCTGTTGTTTCGAAAAGCCTCATGTTCCCGGCCTCGCCTCCCGCTAGGTCAATCTCGGCATTGAAGGAGATGCGGCCACGGCGCAGGGTTCTGAACATGTCGAGCCCCCATTTGGCAGAGTGCATGACGGATTCAAGAGCGCTGGACATCTTGCCTGAGCTGTTGACGTGCAGGTGGTATTCAAGCTTCCAGCCTTTGCTCCTGGCTTGCATGGCAGCGCGGAATAGCATCCGATTTCGTGCAGCGTGCTCCGGGGTCCACTGCCCACAGAAAATCAGGTCGAGATCGGCTGTCTGATCCTTTACCGCATCGTGGACAAAGCCAGGAAAGCCCGGATAGAAGAATTCGGCTTCCCGCGCCCCATGCTCTAGGGCCTTCTTTCTGCACCCGGAGAGATGCGAAAGGATAAGATCGAATTCTTGCCAGTCGGTGTCCGGCGGAATGTTCGCAGCCCGCCATCCGGAGACGATCCTCGGTCTGACGGCCAGAGTTCTGACGAATTGTGATTGAAATGCGACACTATCCGAAACAAAAAGCACATCGGGTGCAAAGGACTCGATCTGCAGGCGCAGCACATCAATTATGCTTGCGCCCGCGGCGAGTCTCGCTGGGTTATTCTGAGCCATCCACGCGGCTTGCAGTTGAGGGACGTTGGCCAGCACAATGCGCGAATCCCAGCCCAGGTCCCGCATGGGCAACCCGAAATAATGTAGGGCCCCGAAACCGTCTCTGAGGATTACGTTCAGCTGCTTTTCATAAGGCAGGTGGGCCAACGCGGGGTGGCGCGCGTAGAGGGCCTCGGAATATGCCGGATAGAACGTCAGTACTTGTAGGAACTTCATCGACCTACGCTCCGGAATCCGTTGCGGTAAGACCTGGCCGACTCGCCCATGCTTAAGTTGAGTGCGCCAATCCTGGGATCAGATCTCCTGCCAGTATCAGCGTTCCTGTCGAGCATTATCGGCACTCCCTTTGAAACCATGCTGCTCGTTAGCAAAGAGTCCTCCGGCTAGGCAGGAGTTCATTCCCACAGTCAACGCAGCCCCAACTCCAGTTTGATGAGTTGCCAGATGAACATCATGTGGCTCCCGGTGGCCACAATCCGCTTGTGTCCGTCGGTATTTCCGGCAAGAATCAAAAATTTGGGCTCGTAAACGCTGCTCGCAATGGCGGGCTACATCAAAGGCGTTAATTTAGTCCACCTACTGCCGCCTCAACTGTCGCTCTTCAAAGCATGACGTTGGACTTTATGTCACAAGTTCAGGAGGTGCAGCCTTTGGTCTTCCCTTGACGACCATTATCCAAGCTCTAGCCACCTAACAAGTTTTAGAAATTGGCCAGCCCGCTGCCTGCTCAAGGCCTATGGGACCGATTTCGTCATGGTACGTTTTTGCAATAATCTTGCCGAGGACAGCCTTCATAATTTCCGTAGTGGCAAGCACGGACTGGCTGAACTGCACAAGAGCTTACTTTTTCCAGGCGCATCCCATTTATTAAGCATGTGGTAGAGCGTTTCGCCCAATGCCACACCAATTGACGCAGGATAGTTCGATGCCAGTCCGCAGCCCCTTACAGCACCCAGTGAGCCACCACGGGATAAACAGCAATAGAGGTTCATCTTAGTAAAGGACATGCTTAGTCAGGCGACGCAGAAGCCGCGCATTTGAGGCCTGCACCTGCTGAGGACCTCGTCTGGCTTGCTCGCGATGGAGACGGCAAAGCCTCTAAGGGCGATCTTGAGTGCCTCGACGCTCTGCCAGCAGTAGTTGTAGGACAAGGTCTCCTTGGCCCACCTGATGAAGTACTCGCAGGCGTTCATCTGTGGGGAGTAGGCCGGCAAGCGGTGCTCTCGAATCCTGCTTGCCTGGAGTTCATCCCTGACAGCTTGACTCCGATGCCAAGGCGCATTGTCCCAAACCATATCAATCCGGTAGCTCGGCAGACTGCGCCTGAGTTTCTTCAGGAACCTGGCCGTGGTATTCTGGTCGAAACGCTTGACCTGCATGGTCACCACCTTGCCTCTGGGCCTGATTACCGCTGTATAGAACAGTGTCTTTTTTCCCTGGCGATGAAGAGTCGACCTCGGCAGGCACTCCTTTTCTGAACCAGCCTTTCCTCGGCAGCGCCTCCTGCCAGATCTGCCCCTGATCCACGTAGGCCGTCACCGAGTTGGCAGAGCGCTGCCGCTCCACGGCTTCAAGGTCTTGCGCGAACTCTCTTTGCTTTTGCGGGTCGGCCTTGATGAACCGTTTTGCCGGAACCTTGTGCCGATAGTCCAAAAGATGCAGGTACTGCCGAGCCGTTTCCCCGGCGGTTTTCTTTCCAAAAACCTGCAGAGCGAAGGCCAGGACCAAGGGCGCGGTCCAGCGTCCGGTCTTAAACCTCGCCTCCCGAGGATGTGGTGACACGGCTTTGTCCAGGATTTCAAGCTCCTGCTGGCTTAGGATTCTGCCTGGATTGCCCTTCCAGCCCGAGACAAGCCCCTCCACGCCGCTGTCGTTGAAACGCCGTATCCAAGTGGTGACGGCGTTTCTATTCCTGCCGAGTTTCCTGGCCACGCTCGTCCTGGACTGTCCACCGGCCACAAGCGACAGCGCCATGAGCCATTCTCGAAGATGCCTGTCAGGAGCCGCAATGGCTCTTTTCAGTAGCGATTCCGGGGTCTCTCCCCACCTTGGGTCTAACCGGATAATCCGGACGCCTCCTCGCATGGGATAGCATCCAGCTAACCCTCATCCGCCAGCTTTCAAGCGGGTGTCATTATAACTGCATATCTGGAACCCAACATTCACGAGGGGGGGTGTCGGCTGAAATGCCGAGCTTGTCTGTAAACCTCCCTCGCTTAGTGCCAGTAGAAGGTTGAAACCTCCGGCGAGTTTGAGGTCCCGCACTCAACTCGCAATTTTGATCTTCCCGAGCAGAGGACTTCCCTTAGGCAAAATGGCGATGTTCTGGAAGGCGAAC
This window contains:
- a CDS encoding glycosyltransferase, coding for MKFLQVLTFYPAYSEALYARHPALAHLPYEKQLNVILRDGFGALHYFGLPMRDLGWDSRIVLANVPQLQAAWMAQNNPARLAAGASIIDVLRLQIESFAPDVLFVSDSVAFQSQFVRTLAVRPRIVSGWRAANIPPDTDWQEFDLILSHLSGCRKKALEHGAREAEFFYPGFPGFVHDAVKDQTADLDLIFCGQWTPEHAARNRMLFRAAMQARSKGWKLEYHLHVNSSGKMSSALESVMHSAKWGLDMFRTLRRGRISFNAEIDLAGGEAGNMRLFETTGVGAFLMTQHHANISRYFEPDREIVTFGSEEEFLEKAAYYIEHDAEREAIAERGMRRCQTEHSLESRAAELDAILRKRL
- a CDS encoding transposase, coding for MRGRSGRRRCRGKAGSEKECLPRSTLHRQGKKTLFYTAVIRPRGKVVTMQVKRFDQNTTARFLKKLRRSLPSYRIDMVWDNAPWHRSQAVRDELQASRIREHRLPAYSPQMNACEYFIRWAKETLSYNYCWQSVEALKIALRGFAVSIASKPDEVLSRCRPQMRGFCVA